A DNA window from Salvelinus alpinus chromosome 39, SLU_Salpinus.1, whole genome shotgun sequence contains the following coding sequences:
- the LOC139566912 gene encoding odontogenic ameloblast-associated protein-like isoform X1, which translates to MHRDIKNTRGKKEDGLKLAFSDKDIMKLQTVSVLVCLFGASLSLPLYQQQIGILASNSNEILRFNGLTLTGVGFGQTQMQASPFMPQYVIQQQPELGLPQMVNFNPQVGGPFGPQMMFPTQGNQLPPVLYTNAQQEQPGAPQDPNNHNIPNNPQQPQNPAQGVPQFPQYYPSFSFPQQPRMQGYPYYMSYGYPNYPQPNQNNQVNGQNQQNLEMTPQKPQLPLQDAQPQAPGKTWPKRVQTEAANPPPDHRGDTVDPGIDEGRPNFSFLLEP; encoded by the exons atGCACAGAGATATAAAGAACACACGGGGGAAAAAGGAAGACGGACTGAAGCTGGCGTTCTCTGATAAG GATATCATGAAGCTGCAGACTGTATCTGTTTTGGTCTGCCTTTTTGGTGCTAGCCTTTCACTTCCT TTATACCAACAGCAAATTGGAATCCTCGCAAGTAACAGCAATGAG ATCCTGCGATTCAATGGACTGACCCTGACAGGTGTAGGCTTTGGGCAAACACAAATGCAG GCGTCTCCGTTCATGCCCCAGTACGTGATCCAGCAGCAGCCTGAACTGGGTCTCCCCCAGATGGTGAACTTTAACCCCCAGGTGGGAGGCCCTTTCGGCCCCCAGATGATGTTCCCTACACAGGGGAACCAGCTGCCCCCCGTGCTGTACACCAATGCCCAACAGGAGCAGCCTGGGGCCCCCCAGGACCCCAACAACCACAATATCCCAAATAACCCCCAGCAACCTCAAAACCCTGCACAG GGGGTTCCCCAGTTTCCTCAGTACTACCCATCCTTTTCATTTCCCCAGCAACCAAGAATGCAG GGCTACCCCTACTACATGTCTTATGGTTACCCCAACTACCCCCAGCCTAACCAGAACAACCAGGTGAACGGGCAGAACCAGCAGAACTTGGAGATGACTCCTCAGAAACCACAGCTCCCACTACAG GATGCCCAACCTCAGGCACCAGGAAAG ACATGGCCTAAAAGAGTCCAGACAGAGGCTGCCAACCCTCCACCAGATCACCGTGGGGACACAGTTGACCCTGGCATAGATGAG GGTCGTCCCAACTTCTCATTCCTGTTAGAGCCATAG
- the scpp9 gene encoding secretory calcium-binding phosphoprotein 9, with translation MFAQMVPGVPTYVMQPQAVPAGPYGFPNVGMQQPQPFPNFPGQYQYPGPPANGLPYYMGVPQMAGMNPPQQQVMGVQGAGGIPMMQQPQQGPPQAEPVRRFKRFLMRRAHTMKPDLDIQISTETTTTPSPTTCLDNIQV, from the exons ATGTTTGCCCAG ATGGTTCCAGGTGTCCCCACGTATGTCATGCAGCCCCAAGCTGTCCCCGCTGGTCCCTATGGTTTCCCAAATGTCGGGATGCAGCAGCCTCAACCGTTCCCTAACTTCCCTGGGCAGTACCAGTATCCTGGCCCACCAGCTAATGGG CTGCCTTACTACATGGGCGTCCCTCAAATGGCAGGAATGAATCCTCCACAACAGCAAGTCATG GGAGTCCAAGGTGCAGGTGGGATTCCCATGATGCAGCAGCCACAGCAGGGTCCTCCACAAGCAGAGCCAGTGAGAAGATTCAAG CGCTTTCTGATGAGGAGGGCTCACACCATGAAACCTGATTTGGACATTCAG ATTTCAACTGAGACAACCACAACTCCATCCCCAACTACTTGTTTAGACAATATTCAAGTTTAG
- the LOC139566912 gene encoding odontogenic ameloblast-associated protein-like isoform X2, producing MHRDIKNTRGKKEDGLKLAFSDKDIMKLQTVSVLVCLFGASLSLPLYQQQIGILASNSNEILRFNGLTLTGVGFGQTQMQASPFMPQYVIQQQPELGLPQMVNFNPQVGGPFGPQMMFPTQGNQLPPVLYTNAQQEQPGAPQDPNNHNIPNNPQQPQNPAQGVPQFPQYYPSFSFPQQPRMQGYPYYMSYGYPNYPQPNQNNQVNGQNQQNLEMTPQKPQLPLQTWPKRVQTEAANPPPDHRGDTVDPGIDEGRPNFSFLLEP from the exons atGCACAGAGATATAAAGAACACACGGGGGAAAAAGGAAGACGGACTGAAGCTGGCGTTCTCTGATAAG GATATCATGAAGCTGCAGACTGTATCTGTTTTGGTCTGCCTTTTTGGTGCTAGCCTTTCACTTCCT TTATACCAACAGCAAATTGGAATCCTCGCAAGTAACAGCAATGAG ATCCTGCGATTCAATGGACTGACCCTGACAGGTGTAGGCTTTGGGCAAACACAAATGCAG GCGTCTCCGTTCATGCCCCAGTACGTGATCCAGCAGCAGCCTGAACTGGGTCTCCCCCAGATGGTGAACTTTAACCCCCAGGTGGGAGGCCCTTTCGGCCCCCAGATGATGTTCCCTACACAGGGGAACCAGCTGCCCCCCGTGCTGTACACCAATGCCCAACAGGAGCAGCCTGGGGCCCCCCAGGACCCCAACAACCACAATATCCCAAATAACCCCCAGCAACCTCAAAACCCTGCACAG GGGGTTCCCCAGTTTCCTCAGTACTACCCATCCTTTTCATTTCCCCAGCAACCAAGAATGCAG GGCTACCCCTACTACATGTCTTATGGTTACCCCAACTACCCCCAGCCTAACCAGAACAACCAGGTGAACGGGCAGAACCAGCAGAACTTGGAGATGACTCCTCAGAAACCACAGCTCCCACTACAG ACATGGCCTAAAAGAGTCCAGACAGAGGCTGCCAACCCTCCACCAGATCACCGTGGGGACACAGTTGACCCTGGCATAGATGAG GGTCGTCCCAACTTCTCATTCCTGTTAGAGCCATAG